The DNA region TAGAAGAACGCGCCCGCCGGACTCACATCGCGCGTAACCCCGGATACCTCGTGGATCCCGCCATTCGTGAAGCTGCCAGAAACAGGCTCAACCGCCGGAACCCGCCGCGCCTTCCGCTCCTTCTCCCACATGCCCGTTTCTCCGACAAAGGTGGTAAGCAGTGTACCGTAGTGCAGAAAGCCGCTTGACGTAGTGGACCGCGAGGTCAACAATGTCCGGCCGAAAGGGGGTCGATCCAAACATTTCCGGCTTGTCTTCCGCACACATCACCGCGGAGACCACTCTCTTTCCCAACGATCAACCGAACCACGTATTGCAGCCTGCGGGAAACACGGCACCCAGGAATCACCCGATCCCAGTGGGAACAACGCTCGACTCAGGTATGCTGAATTACCGCGGAAACGATACGGTGCTGAGTGGAGGTTCAGGGCCTGACTCGACGGGGCGCTGGACACTCGATTACGCATCCGACTTCGGTTCCTACAATCCCGGCGGCGTCCCGGGATCGCAGAATGGACAGATTTTCCCTGCCTCCGCTGCTGTCCTGTCAGTGCAACCCAGGAGCCTTCAATGACGCAGATCGGCGCGACACACCGGACACTGGGCTCAGTTGACTTAGGCATCATCGCAGCCTATTTCGTTGTGGTCTTCGCCATCGGCTTTTACTTCTCGCTGAAAGAAAGGACATCCACCGATTACTTCCTCGCCAGTCGCGATATAGGCTGGTTCGCGATTGGCACCTCGTTATTTGTCTCCAATGTATCCACGGAGCACTTTATCGGGCTGGCGGGATCCGGTGCGACATCAGGATTAGCGGTGGGCCACTTTGAATGGCTCGCCTGCATGATTCTGTTGATTCTAGGGTGGGTCTTTGTTCCGTTTTATCTTCGCTCCAATGTCTTCACCATGCCGGAGTTCCTGGAGCGGCGATTCAATCGCCAATGTGCCGTGTACTTGGCCGGCATTTCCATCATCGCCTACGTCTTTACAAAAATTTCCGTGCATCTCTACGCCGCCGCCGTGGTTCTGGAACGCGTTGTCGGGTGGAGCCCTTTGACGGCCGCCGTGATCCTGGTCGTTGCCACCGGGGTATATACCGTGGCCGGTGGCCTGGCAGCGGTGATTTACACCGATCTTGTGCAGACGCTGATTTTGATTGCTGGTGCGGTCATTCTCACCGTCATCGGACTCGACAAGGCGGGAGGATTCACCGGACTGCGGCACGCTCTTCCATCCAACTACTTCCACATGATCAAGCCCCCTTCTGATCCTGAGTTTCCATGGACGGGCATTTTCCTAGGCGCACCAATTCTTGGTATCTGGTACTGGTGCACCGACCAGGTGATTGTGCAGCGAGTGCTGTCAGCAAAAGATGAGGGACATGCCAAGGCAGGCACGATTCTTGCCGCGTTCTTGAAAATTCTTCCTGTGTTCATCCTGGTACTGCCTGGACTCATCGCTGTGACGCTGTACCGGAACCTTTTCAGTTTCGGGCCGAACGGCGAAGTCTTGAATGGCGATATTGCCTATCCGACGCTGGTCATCAATCTCTTGCCTGCCGGTGTGGTGGGACTGATGATCGCCGCGCTGTTGGCGGCGCTTATGGGCGCGATGAGCGCAGTGTTCAATTCCGCTTCTACGCTGGTTACCCTCGACTTCTACAAGAAACTGCGCCCTGGGGCCAGCGAACGGCAACTGGTTAACTTCGGACGAATGGCTACCGGTGTCATGGTAATTCTTGGTCTGCTTTGGGTGCCATTCATTCACCTTATCAGCAGCCAGCTCTATATTTACCTGCAGAGTGTCCAGGCGTATATCAGTCCGCCGATCGCGGTGTGCTTCATCCTCGGAATTCTGTGGCCCCGCATGAACGGTGCAGGAGCAATCACGTCTTTGCTGGTCGGATTCGTGCTCGGTGCTTTGCGGTTCGTGTTGGAGATCGCAGATCGCAGTCATGGCGGCCACTTCTTTACCTCGTCGGCAGCTCGCTGGATCGTTGATCTTAATTTCCTTCACTACGCGATCTTGATGTTTATTGCGTGTTCAGCCGTGCTGGTTTCGGTAAGCCTGGCGACGGCGGCACCCGAACGCCGCACGCTGGCCGGACTGACCTTCGCGACGGTCGACGAAAAACTGAATGTGGAAGAGATGGGAGCGATCGCGCCGCAACGCAAGCCGACTGCGGAGACGCGGCTGGAGCGTCGCGTCAACCTCGCATTCAGCGTGTTGCTGGTGGCGGTCGTGGTGGGACTGTGGGTGTATTTCCGATGACAGAAAACATGGCCGGGATCTGCACGCTTCGTCCAAACGTGACCCGAGAAGAGGCTGCGCACGAGCTGCGCTCCCGTGGACTGCGGCGCATTTTGCTGAATGTACTCAGCGGACCCCTTCGCAGGTTGGCGCAGATCTATGTCCCCTTCCGGCTTTACCGTGTTCACATCAGGGACGGCTCGCGAAAGCAATCCATGCTGCTCGCGGTAGATGCCGTATCCGGAAAGCTCGACCTGTTCTCGTTCCCGACGTTTTCCGATGAGCTCATCGCGGTCGAGACCAAAACCCGTAACCATGTCGCTGCGTCCCTGCCGGAGGAAAAGGCGCGCGATATCCTGGAGGCAAGCGTTCGGCGAATGATTTTCCGCGCAGGGTTTTTCCGGGTCTGCGACCTTCGCATTGAAAGCGAATTACTAATTCCCGAACTGCACGTTCCCTATTGGGTTGGATTTCGAGGCAAATCGGAAAGCGCGATGCCCGTCGTCCTGGATGCCGTCCGCCGCCGGCATGAAGGCGC from Terriglobales bacterium includes:
- a CDS encoding sodium:solute symporter, which gives rise to MTQIGATHRTLGSVDLGIIAAYFVVVFAIGFYFSLKERTSTDYFLASRDIGWFAIGTSLFVSNVSTEHFIGLAGSGATSGLAVGHFEWLACMILLILGWVFVPFYLRSNVFTMPEFLERRFNRQCAVYLAGISIIAYVFTKISVHLYAAAVVLERVVGWSPLTAAVILVVATGVYTVAGGLAAVIYTDLVQTLILIAGAVILTVIGLDKAGGFTGLRHALPSNYFHMIKPPSDPEFPWTGIFLGAPILGIWYWCTDQVIVQRVLSAKDEGHAKAGTILAAFLKILPVFILVLPGLIAVTLYRNLFSFGPNGEVLNGDIAYPTLVINLLPAGVVGLMIAALLAALMGAMSAVFNSASTLVTLDFYKKLRPGASERQLVNFGRMATGVMVILGLLWVPFIHLISSQLYIYLQSVQAYISPPIAVCFILGILWPRMNGAGAITSLLVGFVLGALRFVLEIADRSHGGHFFTSSAARWIVDLNFLHYAILMFIACSAVLVSVSLATAAPERRTLAGLTFATVDEKLNVEEMGAIAPQRKPTAETRLERRVNLAFSVLLVAVVVGLWVYFR